The following coding sequences are from one Homalodisca vitripennis isolate AUS2020 chromosome 7, UT_GWSS_2.1, whole genome shotgun sequence window:
- the LOC124366970 gene encoding uncharacterized protein LOC124366970 isoform X2, with product MSSSNWVGDNRDMSPDRNNRYSLDSVGLQLGLPLQLLGASLMGDLNNSRHNGNTSVRRNRKQEKKLTIRQTVDGIPIRKVYITNIHIEVDRFEIYNIFGPYGKIMNVFLGISKNDQLKQFAFITFAHPKDATQVLNKGMFCDGKRRRMYALEADSWHQPQEGPDGEVIWRKVHRAQAKVEEGSEEDDEQAAEGAEIPQETVQIPDEGLNTLNDDCLLHIFSFLSYKEIAGVERVCKRWQALSYQMWRCLHKLDFTSPPFRRMKMTTHTLEQYLRRCGEGLTLLDLSVNNHSFSEKTIIVVAKYCPNLEILRIANVHLVHRSLAHLGRRCPRLKELVLDGCSEFCDTDLMSLLPKCQELDYLELSHTSGINGKCLLNVQGPITNLKLRNCPAIDANYLVSGLQKMSRTLESLTLSACGYLRGGEVERIVSAVPNLSSLSICRCFPQLDFKSLKPVGKLSKLTELNLHLNTAVDDAVLTAIVDGCENLTTINLSGSGSILTDKGLSLLSRLPKLVDLDISYLEGANNVTLKSLAVRSHRLKRLLCRGCPDLTDEGSSQVVSMCNDLELFDLSGCNNIGVATVEAARTSVKMRTNNVPLKLIVGGTDVDCAPNDNEVPLLTVDLMDLSEEHLRPDFIDDMFFPPSDSDSDDDLEHLCCECDFDFDDINDPTLFPGDFEDVTSKYVEYCDTDEAGNWLNIVDDDGEIEEVIFCDNWSD from the exons atGAGTTCGTCAAATTGGGTTGGTGACAATAGAGATATGTCACCTGATCGGAATAATCGGTACAGCCTGGACAGTGTGGGATTGCAACTTGGACTACCATTACAACTTTTGGGAGCTTCATTGATGGGTGATTTGAACAACTCAAGACACAATG GAAATACAAGTGTACGCCGCAacagaaaacaagaaaaaaaacttacaattcgGCAGACAGTTGATGGCATCCCCATACGAAAAGTATACATCACCAATATCCACATCGAG gttGATAGATTcgagatttataatatatttggacCTTATGGAAAGATCATGAATGTATTTTTAGGCATTTCAAAGAATGATCAATTAAAACAGTTTGCATTCATTACTTTTGCCCATCCAAAGGATGCAACACA AGTGTTGAATAAGGGGATGTTTTGCGATGGCAAGCGACGTCGCATGTACGCACTGGAAGCCGACAGCTGGCACCAGCCTCAGGAGGGGCCCGACGGTGAGGTCATCTGGAGGAAGGTCCACAGGGCTCAGGCCAAAGTGGAGGAGGGAAGT GAAGAGGATGATGAGCAGGCTGCAGAAGGAGCAGAAATACCACAGGAAACTGTACAAATCCCTGATGAGGGTCTAAATACACTAAACGATGATTGCCTGCTTCACATATTTTCATTCTTGAGCTACAAGGAGATTGCTGGTGTAGAAAGAG TGTGCAAGCGTTGGCAAGCGCTGTCTTACCAAATGTGGAGATGTTTACACAAACTGGACTTCACCTCTCCACCGTTCAGGAGAATGAAAATGACCACACACACCCTGGAGCAGTACCTGAGACGCTGCGGAGAAGGCCTCACTTTACTGGACCTTTCGGTCAACAATCATTCCTTCAGCGAAAAGACAATCATTGTCGTGG CCAAGTATTGCCCCAACCTGGAGATACTCAGAATAGCCAATGTCCACTTGGTTCACAGGAGCTTGGCTCACCTCGGTCGCCGCTGTCCCAGGCTGAAAGAGCTTGTCTTGGATG GTTGTTCCGAGTTTTGCGACACGGATCTGATGTCTCTGTTACCCAAGTGTCAGGAGCTAGACTACCTGGAACTCTCTCACACCAGCGGAATCAACGGCAAGTGTCTGCTCAACGTGCAAGGACCTATCACGAACCTGAAGCTCCGCAACTGTCCTGCCATCGACGCCAACTACCTTGTATCT GGGCTACAGAAAATGTCGAGGACTCTTGAGAGCCTTACACTGAGTGCCTGTGGGTACCTGCGCGGCGGAGAGGTGGAGAGGATTGTGTCAGCTGTTCCCAACCTCTCCTCACTGAGCATCTGCCGCTGCTTCCCCCAGCTGGACTTCAAGTCCCTGAAACCCGTCGGTAAGCTCAGCAAGCTGACTGAGCTCAACCTACACCTCAACACTGCCGTCGATGACGCTGTCCTCACAGCTATCGTGGACGGCTGCGAGAACCTCACCACCATCAACCTCAGTG GGAGTGGCTCCATACTGACGGACAAGGGACTGTCCTTGTTGTCACGGCTCCCCAAGCTGGTGGACCTGGACATCTCGTACCTGGAGGGTGCTAACAACGTGACGCTTAAGAGCCTGGCCGTGCGCAGTCATCGTCTCAAGCGACTCTTGTGTCGCGGCTGTCCCGATCTCACGGACGAGGGCAGTTCACA GGTGGTATCGATGTGCAATGACCTTGAGCTGTTTGACCTGAGCGGGTGCAACAACATAGGGGTGGCCACCGTGGAGGCAGCCCGCACCTCCGTCAAGATGCGGACCAACAACGTCCCCCTCAAGTTGATTGTAGGAG GTACCGATGTGGATTGCGCTCCTAACGACAATGAGGTGCCCTTGCTCACAGTGGACCTGATGGACCTCAGTGAGGAGCACTTGCGGCCGGACTTCATTGACGACATGTTCTTCCCTCCCTCGGACAGCGACTCTGACGATGACCTTGAGCACCTCT
- the LOC124366970 gene encoding uncharacterized protein LOC124366970 isoform X1, whose protein sequence is MSSSNWVGDNRDMSPDRNNRYSLDSVGLQLGLPLQLLGASLMGDLNNSRHNGNTSVRRNRKQEKKLTIRQTVDGIPIRKVYITNIHIEVDRFEIYNIFGPYGKIMNVFLGISKNDQLKQFAFITFAHPKDATQVLNKGMFCDGKRRRMYALEADSWHQPQEGPDGEVIWRKVHRAQAKVEEGSEEDDEQAAEGAEIPQETVQIPDEGLNTLNDDCLLHIFSFLSYKEIAGVERVCKRWQALSYQMWRCLHKLDFTSPPFRRMKMTTHTLEQYLRRCGEGLTLLDLSVNNHSFSEKTIIVVAKYCPNLEILRIANVHLVHRSLAHLGRRCPRLKELVLDGCSEFCDTDLMSLLPKCQELDYLELSHTSGINGKCLLNVQGPITNLKLRNCPAIDANYLVSGLQKMSRTLESLTLSACGYLRGGEVERIVSAVPNLSSLSICRCFPQLDFKSLKPVGKLSKLTELNLHLNTAVDDAVLTAIVDGCENLTTINLSGSGSILTDKGLSLLSRLPKLVDLDISYLEGANNVTLKSLAVRSHRLKRLLCRGCPDLTDEGSSQVVSMCNDLELFDLSGCNNIGVATVEAARTSVKMRTNNVPLKLIVGGTDVDCAPNDNEVPLLTVDLMDLSEEHLRPDFIDDMFFPPSDSDSDDDLEHLCEQIGCECDFDFDDINDPTLFPGDFEDVTSKYVEYCDTDEAGNWLNIVDDDGEIEEVIFCDNWSD, encoded by the exons atGAGTTCGTCAAATTGGGTTGGTGACAATAGAGATATGTCACCTGATCGGAATAATCGGTACAGCCTGGACAGTGTGGGATTGCAACTTGGACTACCATTACAACTTTTGGGAGCTTCATTGATGGGTGATTTGAACAACTCAAGACACAATG GAAATACAAGTGTACGCCGCAacagaaaacaagaaaaaaaacttacaattcgGCAGACAGTTGATGGCATCCCCATACGAAAAGTATACATCACCAATATCCACATCGAG gttGATAGATTcgagatttataatatatttggacCTTATGGAAAGATCATGAATGTATTTTTAGGCATTTCAAAGAATGATCAATTAAAACAGTTTGCATTCATTACTTTTGCCCATCCAAAGGATGCAACACA AGTGTTGAATAAGGGGATGTTTTGCGATGGCAAGCGACGTCGCATGTACGCACTGGAAGCCGACAGCTGGCACCAGCCTCAGGAGGGGCCCGACGGTGAGGTCATCTGGAGGAAGGTCCACAGGGCTCAGGCCAAAGTGGAGGAGGGAAGT GAAGAGGATGATGAGCAGGCTGCAGAAGGAGCAGAAATACCACAGGAAACTGTACAAATCCCTGATGAGGGTCTAAATACACTAAACGATGATTGCCTGCTTCACATATTTTCATTCTTGAGCTACAAGGAGATTGCTGGTGTAGAAAGAG TGTGCAAGCGTTGGCAAGCGCTGTCTTACCAAATGTGGAGATGTTTACACAAACTGGACTTCACCTCTCCACCGTTCAGGAGAATGAAAATGACCACACACACCCTGGAGCAGTACCTGAGACGCTGCGGAGAAGGCCTCACTTTACTGGACCTTTCGGTCAACAATCATTCCTTCAGCGAAAAGACAATCATTGTCGTGG CCAAGTATTGCCCCAACCTGGAGATACTCAGAATAGCCAATGTCCACTTGGTTCACAGGAGCTTGGCTCACCTCGGTCGCCGCTGTCCCAGGCTGAAAGAGCTTGTCTTGGATG GTTGTTCCGAGTTTTGCGACACGGATCTGATGTCTCTGTTACCCAAGTGTCAGGAGCTAGACTACCTGGAACTCTCTCACACCAGCGGAATCAACGGCAAGTGTCTGCTCAACGTGCAAGGACCTATCACGAACCTGAAGCTCCGCAACTGTCCTGCCATCGACGCCAACTACCTTGTATCT GGGCTACAGAAAATGTCGAGGACTCTTGAGAGCCTTACACTGAGTGCCTGTGGGTACCTGCGCGGCGGAGAGGTGGAGAGGATTGTGTCAGCTGTTCCCAACCTCTCCTCACTGAGCATCTGCCGCTGCTTCCCCCAGCTGGACTTCAAGTCCCTGAAACCCGTCGGTAAGCTCAGCAAGCTGACTGAGCTCAACCTACACCTCAACACTGCCGTCGATGACGCTGTCCTCACAGCTATCGTGGACGGCTGCGAGAACCTCACCACCATCAACCTCAGTG GGAGTGGCTCCATACTGACGGACAAGGGACTGTCCTTGTTGTCACGGCTCCCCAAGCTGGTGGACCTGGACATCTCGTACCTGGAGGGTGCTAACAACGTGACGCTTAAGAGCCTGGCCGTGCGCAGTCATCGTCTCAAGCGACTCTTGTGTCGCGGCTGTCCCGATCTCACGGACGAGGGCAGTTCACA GGTGGTATCGATGTGCAATGACCTTGAGCTGTTTGACCTGAGCGGGTGCAACAACATAGGGGTGGCCACCGTGGAGGCAGCCCGCACCTCCGTCAAGATGCGGACCAACAACGTCCCCCTCAAGTTGATTGTAGGAG GTACCGATGTGGATTGCGCTCCTAACGACAATGAGGTGCCCTTGCTCACAGTGGACCTGATGGACCTCAGTGAGGAGCACTTGCGGCCGGACTTCATTGACGACATGTTCTTCCCTCCCTCGGACAGCGACTCTGACGATGACCTTGAGCACCTCTGTGAGCAAATTG